A region of the Bacillota bacterium genome:
GGGACTTCTGTAGTGGCCGCCGAGGGCATGGCGGATGCCGCGAGACATGTGGTGGCGCTTGCCGCGAGGGGGGTGAGCTGATGGGTATTTTCGTGGGAGAACACACGAGGCTCGTGGTGCAGGGGATCACGGGCAGGGAAGGACGGTTTCACGCGGGACGAATGAAGGAGTACGGGACGAACGTGGTCGCGGGGATGACTCCGGGGCGGGGAGGCACTGACGTAGACGGCGTTCCCGTGTACGATACTGTGCTCGAAGCCGTGAAAGAGACGGGCGCCAACACATCGTGCATATTCGTGCCGGCTTCAGCGGCCGCGGATGCCGCGTCTGAGGCCCTTGCCGCAGGGATCGAGACGGTCGTGTGCATCACCGAGGGCATTCCCACCCTGGACGTAATGAGCGTCCTCGACGCTGCCAAGGCTCAGGCGTTAAAGGGGAGGATCATAGGCCCGAACTGCCCGGGCCTCGTGACGTGTGGCAAGGCGCTCGTCGGCATCATGCCCGGCAACATTTTCACTCCTGGGCCCGTTGGCCTCATCTCCAGGAGCGGAACCCTCACGTATGAGGTAGTGAACCTGCTCACGTCGAAGGGGATAGGCCAGTCCACGTGCATCGGGGTCGGAGGTGACCCCATAATCGGGACGAACTTCGTTGACTGCCTTGCCGAATTCGAGCGCGATCCCGAGACCAGGGTGGTGGTGCTCATCGGCGAGATCGGAGGCCAAGACGAGGAGGACGCGGCGGCGTTCATCAAGGACAACGTGAGCAAACCCGTGGTGGCGTTCGTATCTGGGCGCACTGCGCCGCCTGGGAAACGCATGGGGCACGCGGGCGCCATAGTGTCTGGCAGCATGGGAACAGCCGAATCGAAGGTGAGGGCGTTCCGTGAAGCAGGGGTGCCTGTCGCCGATAGCATCGCGGACATCGCGGATCTGGTGGCGAAGGCGTTGGGCCGGTGAGGCTCGAAAAGCACTCGCTGCGCGGACAAAGGCGCGATCGCGGGGTGGGCCGCCGATGAGGCGTCCGCCCCTCGATCGCGACGTGGCGGTGGCGATGCCAGGTTGAGACGGCTCGCCTTCGAACCAAGCGGGAAGAAGAATCGGATGCGTCGCC
Encoded here:
- the sucD gene encoding succinate--CoA ligase subunit alpha, whose translation is MGIFVGEHTRLVVQGITGREGRFHAGRMKEYGTNVVAGMTPGRGGTDVDGVPVYDTVLEAVKETGANTSCIFVPASAAADAASEALAAGIETVVCITEGIPTLDVMSVLDAAKAQALKGRIIGPNCPGLVTCGKALVGIMPGNIFTPGPVGLISRSGTLTYEVVNLLTSKGIGQSTCIGVGGDPIIGTNFVDCLAEFERDPETRVVVLIGEIGGQDEEDAAAFIKDNVSKPVVAFVSGRTAPPGKRMGHAGAIVSGSMGTAESKVRAFREAGVPVADSIADIADLVAKALGR